The Trichocoleus sp. FACHB-46 genome has a segment encoding these proteins:
- a CDS encoding DNA double-strand break repair nuclease NurA has protein sequence MALKSAQVLALLQAKQADFKTFDQTALHALQKYRAALAEASQKTAVELEQMLGAARAVGARPLEPVGNFLNWVIPSNLVWQNREQSLSWVRDRLIGIATFAVDGSQIFPTKDFSIPVALVQIGWFENLHLPSGTYEKDVALDVMTPAELKVNHSGEPVDRRVNMRRFEMETQRLIQYMQEHKNCNDCLVFFDGSLIATFAEAFDPDTRAFYVDCLLELLQTSEDYRVPLVAYIDTSYARDLTVMLQQGFKLPEANAIHDAQLLSKFMSWGDRTPLFLCQRSGILGQYQAHADKIAFTYLKTTHDGYPARLEMPVWMYEAGIVDRVLDWVRGEVVIGNGYPYVIETADQTAVLQAEDRHIFYRIFQDWAEKEELNLRLSRKMVSKARRR, from the coding sequence ATGGCTCTCAAATCTGCTCAAGTCCTTGCCCTCCTGCAAGCCAAGCAAGCTGACTTCAAAACCTTCGACCAAACAGCCTTGCATGCCTTACAAAAGTATCGTGCTGCTCTAGCAGAGGCGTCTCAGAAAACAGCAGTAGAACTTGAGCAGATGTTAGGCGCTGCTCGCGCAGTAGGAGCTAGACCACTCGAACCTGTAGGGAATTTTCTGAATTGGGTGATTCCTTCAAATTTGGTCTGGCAGAACCGAGAGCAAAGTTTGAGTTGGGTGCGCGATCGCTTGATTGGGATTGCCACCTTTGCTGTGGATGGTTCCCAAATTTTTCCCACTAAGGATTTTTCGATTCCAGTTGCTCTTGTGCAGATTGGTTGGTTCGAGAATTTACATCTGCCCAGCGGCACCTACGAGAAGGATGTAGCTCTGGATGTAATGACTCCGGCTGAACTCAAGGTAAACCATAGTGGAGAGCCTGTCGATCGCCGCGTGAATATGCGACGGTTTGAGATGGAGACGCAGCGACTGATCCAGTACATGCAGGAACACAAAAACTGCAATGACTGTTTAGTCTTTTTTGATGGTTCTCTAATTGCGACGTTCGCCGAAGCCTTCGACCCAGACACCCGCGCGTTCTATGTCGATTGCCTTCTGGAACTGCTGCAAACTAGCGAAGATTATCGAGTGCCGCTGGTCGCTTACATCGACACTTCCTACGCTCGCGACTTGACGGTGATGTTGCAGCAGGGCTTTAAGTTACCAGAAGCGAATGCAATTCACGATGCCCAGTTGCTCAGCAAGTTCATGAGTTGGGGCGATCGCACTCCCCTGTTTCTCTGTCAGCGATCGGGGATTTTGGGTCAATATCAAGCCCATGCTGACAAGATTGCTTTCACCTACCTCAAAACCACTCACGATGGCTATCCCGCTCGCTTAGAAATGCCCGTTTGGATGTACGAAGCAGGCATTGTCGATCGCGTTTTGGACTGGGTACGGGGTGAAGTCGTCATTGGCAACGGCTACCCTTATGTGATCGAAACTGCTGACCAAACCGCTGTACTACAAGCAGAAGATCGCCATATCTTTTACCGAATTTTCCAAGACTGGGCAGAAAAGGAAGAATTGAATCTGCGCTTATCTCGCAAGATGGTGAGTAAAGCCCGCCGTCGTTGA
- a CDS encoding HAD-IA family hydrolase, with amino-acid sequence MERPRVIFLDAVGTLFGIQGSVGAIYSQLARQFGVEVSEADLNLAFGQSFRRSEPAAFPNVEPSEIPVLEFEWWQAIAQETFAQAGVLQQFSDFATFFKELYAYFETPSPWFVYPEVPLILEEWRSQEIELGILSNFDSRLYSVLGALGLAKFFTSITISTEVGAAKPSPAIFAAGLEKHHCDAIAAWHIGDSYQEDYEAAQAVGLQGIWLNRSDKSVPIRSYPSPSPAMLTPAPQPRSIRNLSELSELITQ; translated from the coding sequence ATGGAGCGACCTAGAGTAATTTTTTTGGATGCCGTGGGGACTTTATTTGGCATCCAGGGGAGTGTTGGGGCTATTTACAGCCAACTCGCCCGGCAATTTGGTGTAGAAGTATCTGAGGCTGATTTGAATCTCGCCTTTGGTCAGAGTTTTCGACGGAGTGAGCCAGCGGCTTTTCCGAATGTCGAGCCGAGTGAAATTCCAGTTTTAGAGTTTGAATGGTGGCAGGCGATCGCCCAAGAAACCTTTGCCCAAGCTGGCGTTCTGCAACAATTCTCAGATTTTGCCACCTTTTTTAAGGAACTTTATGCCTACTTTGAGACGCCTAGCCCGTGGTTTGTGTATCCAGAAGTGCCGCTGATTCTAGAAGAATGGCGATCGCAAGAGATTGAGTTGGGGATACTGTCTAATTTTGACTCTCGGTTGTATTCTGTATTAGGCGCACTCGGCCTAGCAAAATTTTTTACCTCAATTACCATCTCTACGGAGGTGGGTGCTGCTAAACCTAGCCCCGCTATTTTTGCGGCGGGTTTGGAAAAACATCACTGTGATGCGATCGCCGCTTGGCATATTGGCGACAGTTATCAAGAGGACTATGAAGCAGCGCAAGCCGTTGGGCTGCAAGGCATTTGGTTAAACCGTAGTGATAAGTCAGTTCCAATTCGTAGTTACCCCTCCCCTTCACCTGCCATGCTTACGCCTGCCCCCCAACCACGATCGATTCGCAACCTAAGTGAATTAAGCGAATTGATTACTCAGTAA
- a CDS encoding pentapeptide repeat-containing protein: protein MNAAELLRRYAAGERDFSKTDLWGINLSKASLSGINFSKSDLSGANLQGLNLTQSDLSGANLDEVDLSGANLQGINLSRANLSSANLRWALLNRANLSGCNLSKAILSKANLNGVNLNGANLNEANLWGANLCEALLQEIDLSGANLRGAYLCGATVSGDLSCANLSGANLNGAVLSGANLADAILSEAILSSANLWGANLRGAKLRGADLGRADLGHADLTEVNLSKADLAMAKLIKTNLTGAVLSGANLRGTNLSETDLSTANLMGTDLRGAIMPNNTIHS, encoded by the coding sequence ATGAATGCTGCTGAGCTTCTGAGGCGTTATGCGGCAGGGGAACGGGATTTTAGCAAAACCGACCTGTGGGGTATTAATTTAAGCAAGGCCAGCCTTAGCGGCATTAACTTTAGCAAATCAGATTTGAGTGGGGCCAATCTGCAAGGGCTTAACCTGACCCAGTCAGATCTGAGCGGGGCGAATTTAGATGAGGTTGACTTAAGCGGTGCCAACCTGCAAGGAATTAATTTAAGTCGCGCTAACCTCAGTAGCGCTAATCTCCGCTGGGCCTTACTCAATCGGGCTAACCTGAGCGGCTGCAACTTGAGCAAGGCAATTTTGAGTAAAGCCAACTTAAATGGTGTCAACTTGAATGGGGCCAATCTCAATGAGGCGAATCTTTGGGGGGCCAACTTGTGTGAAGCACTCTTGCAGGAAATTGACCTCAGCGGTGCCAACCTCAGAGGTGCCTATCTTTGTGGTGCTACCGTCAGTGGTGATTTGAGTTGCGCAAACTTGAGTGGCGCTAACTTAAACGGAGCAGTGCTGTCGGGTGCTAACTTAGCAGATGCAATTTTAAGCGAAGCCATCTTGAGCAGTGCTAACCTGTGGGGAGCGAATTTGAGAGGAGCTAAGCTGCGGGGTGCAGACTTGGGCAGGGCTGATTTAGGACATGCGGATCTAACTGAGGTGAATCTCAGCAAAGCCGATCTTGCCATGGCCAAGCTGATCAAAACCAATTTGACGGGAGCAGTGCTCAGTGGCGCTAACCTACGTGGCACGAACCTCAGTGAAACAGATTTGAGTACCGCTAACCTGATGGGTACGGATTTGCGGGGCGCGATCATGCCCAACAACACCATTCATAGTTGA
- a CDS encoding NAD(P)/FAD-dependent oxidoreductase, producing the protein MTQQPTRICILGGGFGGLYTALKLSQLPWTKLEKPEIVLVDQRDRFLFSPLLYELVTGELQTWEIAPPFTELLANTDIRFCQNAIAEIDTQAQQVQLQDGPTLSYDYLVVALGGETPLDLVPGAGEYALPFRALADAYTLEERLRLLETSEADRIRIAIVGAGYSGVELACKLADRLGDRGRLRLVEQADQILRTSPEFNREAAQKALEERGVWLDLDTKVESLGPETISLEYKGQVDTLPVELVLWTVGTRINPVVRSLPLKQNQRGQLVTTPTLQVVDHANIFALGDLADCRDAEGKQVPSTAQAAFQQADYTSWNLWASITGRPLLPFRYQQLGEVMTLGTDNATFTGMGLKLEGSFAHLARRLAYLYRLPTLEHQLKVGMNWIASPILEWLTPSS; encoded by the coding sequence ATGACCCAACAACCAACCCGTATTTGTATTCTCGGTGGCGGCTTTGGGGGGCTTTACACCGCCCTCAAGCTCAGTCAGTTGCCTTGGACGAAGCTGGAAAAGCCTGAAATTGTTCTGGTAGACCAGCGCGATCGCTTCTTGTTTTCCCCCCTCCTCTACGAACTCGTGACAGGGGAACTGCAAACCTGGGAAATTGCCCCCCCCTTTACCGAGCTGCTCGCTAACACAGACATTCGCTTCTGCCAAAACGCGATCGCTGAGATCGATACACAAGCGCAGCAGGTGCAACTACAAGACGGCCCAACCCTTAGCTATGACTATCTAGTCGTAGCGTTAGGCGGTGAAACTCCCTTAGATCTAGTACCTGGTGCCGGTGAGTATGCCTTGCCATTTCGCGCCCTCGCAGATGCTTACACACTCGAAGAAAGATTACGCCTCCTAGAAACCTCAGAAGCCGATAGGATTCGGATCGCGATCGTGGGGGCAGGCTATAGCGGCGTGGAATTGGCTTGCAAACTGGCTGATCGTTTAGGCGATCGCGGTCGGTTGCGCCTTGTAGAACAAGCCGATCAAATTCTCCGAACTTCGCCAGAGTTCAACCGAGAAGCTGCTCAGAAAGCTTTGGAAGAACGAGGCGTTTGGTTAGATTTAGATACCAAAGTCGAGTCATTGGGACCAGAAACAATTTCGCTGGAGTACAAAGGGCAAGTTGATACCCTTCCCGTCGAGTTGGTGTTGTGGACGGTCGGCACTCGCATTAATCCTGTCGTGCGATCTCTACCTCTGAAGCAAAATCAGCGGGGCCAGCTTGTCACAACTCCGACGCTGCAAGTGGTCGATCATGCCAACATATTTGCTCTGGGTGATTTAGCCGATTGTCGAGATGCCGAGGGCAAGCAAGTTCCTTCCACGGCTCAAGCTGCTTTTCAGCAAGCTGATTATACTAGTTGGAACCTTTGGGCCTCGATTACCGGACGACCACTTCTACCCTTCCGGTACCAGCAGTTAGGCGAAGTGATGACCCTAGGAACTGACAACGCCACCTTCACTGGCATGGGCCTTAAACTAGAAGGAAGTTTCGCTCATCTAGCTCGTCGCTTAGCTTACCTCTACCGTTTACCCACCCTAGAGCACCAGTTGAAAGTGGGCATGAACTGGATCGCGAGTCCAATTTTGGAGTGGTTAACCCCATCCTCATAG
- a CDS encoding acetoacetate decarboxylase family protein: MVCPYSPQENNAVPYPSAPWTLRGHALQTLHLVDSASVRSLLPSGLEVLEPWPGKAIASVYLSAYQAGSVLEYNELIVATLIRQAGNIGGWVTHIYVDHPDSVAGGREIWGLPKELAEFTWEAGQTQQVMVRQGDRLLCSLRYDPPFSLWRQPFSATSFSLLDSALLSFGAHLDTRLGVVKGHLEVPANSPLAQIYFGQPWLTVSHAEMELRVDAPQKRVANFTK; encoded by the coding sequence TTGGTTTGCCCCTATTCACCTCAGGAGAATAACGCTGTGCCTTATCCCTCTGCGCCTTGGACACTGCGAGGCCACGCTTTGCAGACATTACATTTAGTAGATAGTGCTTCTGTGCGATCGCTGCTGCCGTCGGGTTTAGAAGTGCTGGAGCCCTGGCCTGGCAAAGCAATTGCTAGTGTGTATCTCAGTGCTTATCAGGCGGGGTCAGTCTTGGAGTACAACGAATTGATTGTGGCGACGCTGATCCGTCAGGCTGGCAATATTGGCGGCTGGGTGACCCATATTTATGTCGATCACCCGGATTCGGTTGCAGGAGGTCGAGAAATTTGGGGATTGCCTAAAGAACTAGCAGAGTTTACTTGGGAGGCGGGGCAAACCCAGCAAGTCATGGTGCGCCAAGGCGATCGCCTACTTTGCTCATTACGTTATGACCCCCCCTTCTCTCTCTGGCGGCAACCTTTTTCGGCTACTAGTTTTAGCCTGTTGGACTCAGCTTTACTCTCTTTTGGAGCCCATTTAGACACACGTTTGGGTGTGGTCAAAGGCCATTTGGAAGTCCCTGCAAATAGCCCGCTGGCCCAGATTTATTTCGGACAACCTTGGCTCACAGTGAGTCATGCAGAAATGGAATTGCGAGTGGATGCGCCCCAAAAACGGGTGGCTAACTTTACCAAGTGA
- a CDS encoding phospholipase D-like domain-containing protein, with protein sequence MLFPVSLRSRFCLSLLLVLSLSACQQVQSQPQQSAPAPLPQDPLVQAYFNHEPAAKYTEPYRQQTRPGDNLEQQIIDAIASAQSTVDVAVQELRLPKIAQALIDRQKAGVKVRVILENTYSQPWSAITEAELEKLPERERSRYEEYQKLADLDQDGKLTPEEINQGDTLVMLRQAQVPWIDDTANGSAGSDLMHHKFVVVDGQRLIITSANFTTSDIHGDFSRPASQGNANNMLRIPSAELASLFTQEFNTMWGDGPGGKSDSKFGLQKPYRSPQTVVLGSTSVTVQFSPTSPSRPWSQSGSGLIGKTLGAAQRSVNLALFVFSEQRLSNVLETNHERGVQVQAVIDPSFAYRSYSEALDMLGVELKDKCRTESNNHPWQNPISKVGAPRLPPGDLLHNKFGVVDQATVITGSHNWTDAANTGNDETLVVVESPMVAAHYEREFERLYTNAILGVPPAVQRKMAAQAKQCQSSQTQPKPTSKLKSQRSPTPSATTTSQPQTTPNSVVNLNTASLQDLETLPGVGPTLAQRIIQARQQKPFTSLADLDRVSGVGPKLLDRLEPYVTW encoded by the coding sequence TTGCTTTTTCCGGTTTCCCTGCGATCGCGTTTTTGCTTGAGCCTGTTGCTGGTTTTGAGCCTGAGTGCTTGCCAACAAGTGCAGTCTCAGCCACAGCAATCTGCACCTGCACCACTGCCCCAAGATCCGTTAGTTCAGGCTTACTTCAATCACGAACCTGCTGCCAAATACACCGAGCCTTACCGCCAGCAAACTCGCCCTGGCGATAACCTAGAGCAGCAAATTATTGACGCGATCGCCTCAGCGCAATCTACCGTAGATGTTGCCGTTCAAGAGCTGCGGTTGCCCAAGATTGCCCAAGCCTTGATCGATCGCCAAAAAGCAGGCGTGAAGGTACGGGTGATTTTAGAAAACACCTATAGCCAACCTTGGAGCGCGATCACCGAAGCTGAACTAGAGAAGCTGCCCGAACGAGAGCGCAGCCGCTATGAGGAATACCAAAAGCTCGCAGACCTCGACCAAGACGGCAAACTCACCCCAGAAGAAATTAATCAAGGCGACACTTTAGTCATGTTGCGGCAAGCGCAGGTGCCTTGGATTGATGACACCGCCAACGGCTCTGCTGGCAGTGACTTGATGCACCATAAATTTGTCGTGGTGGATGGACAACGCCTAATCATCACTTCGGCCAATTTCACTACTAGTGATATTCATGGCGATTTCTCTCGCCCTGCCAGTCAAGGCAACGCTAACAACATGTTGCGGATTCCCAGCGCCGAATTAGCTAGCTTATTCACCCAAGAGTTCAACACTATGTGGGGCGATGGTCCTGGGGGCAAGTCCGATAGCAAGTTTGGCCTACAAAAGCCCTATCGTTCTCCCCAAACAGTTGTGCTTGGCAGCACATCAGTTACAGTGCAGTTCTCGCCTACCAGTCCCTCCCGTCCCTGGAGTCAAAGTGGGAGCGGACTCATTGGCAAAACCTTGGGTGCAGCTCAGCGATCGGTGAATTTGGCGTTGTTTGTATTTTCCGAGCAGCGTTTATCGAATGTCTTAGAAACTAATCATGAACGAGGCGTACAGGTACAGGCTGTCATCGATCCTAGTTTTGCCTACCGTTCCTATAGCGAAGCCTTAGACATGCTGGGCGTTGAACTCAAAGACAAGTGCCGAACCGAATCCAACAACCATCCCTGGCAAAACCCTATTAGTAAAGTGGGGGCACCACGCCTCCCACCTGGAGATTTATTGCACAACAAGTTTGGCGTTGTTGATCAAGCCACTGTGATTACGGGGTCTCATAACTGGACTGATGCTGCCAATACAGGCAATGACGAAACATTAGTCGTGGTTGAAAGCCCAATGGTTGCGGCTCACTACGAGCGAGAATTTGAGCGGCTATATACCAATGCCATCTTGGGGGTGCCTCCAGCAGTACAACGCAAAATGGCTGCCCAAGCGAAACAGTGCCAGTCAAGTCAGACTCAGCCTAAGCCAACCTCAAAGCTCAAAAGCCAGCGATCGCCCACTCCATCAGCCACTACAACCTCGCAACCCCAGACCACACCCAACTCAGTGGTAAACCTCAATACTGCTAGTCTGCAAGACCTAGAAACGTTGCCCGGTGTCGGTCCTACGCTGGCCCAGCGCATTATTCAAGCTCGTCAGCAAAAACCTTTTACTTCGCTTGCCGATCTCGATCGCGTGTCTGGGGTTGGCCCCAAACTCCTCGATCGCTTAGAGCCTTACGTCACTTGGTAA